The following proteins come from a genomic window of Actinacidiphila yeochonensis CN732:
- a CDS encoding GNAT family N-acetyltransferase: MPPNPSPLGAPSADDLSAWHRVWTAASSHDRPGEPLPSPASVRRALTAAGEDSRQLLWLVRRPGGDPTATAALRLPASDRVPTAGLDLVVHPAHRRMGTGSRLLATATEAAAAEGCAGVTAEVPAGAPGEDFLATRGFVPVQRLTWQRLALCEVPERVVKLPDVPHPGYRLSVWEGPPPPALAAGFAAARGTLGGGPRGDAGRHAPHLGEHDTAEAAARRGERLLTVAALADPDGAVAGYTRLVLPAEAAEPARQLDTAVLPGHRGNGLGLWLKAAMLRRVRGDHPAVAEITTGTADDNRHMHALNAALGYRPLRRTVAYRLALRR; encoded by the coding sequence GTGTGGACGGCCGCGTCCAGCCACGACCGGCCGGGCGAACCGCTGCCCTCACCGGCCTCGGTCCGCAGGGCGCTCACGGCCGCCGGCGAGGACTCCCGCCAGTTGCTGTGGCTGGTGCGGCGCCCCGGCGGCGACCCGACGGCCACAGCCGCGCTGCGGCTGCCCGCCTCCGACCGCGTTCCCACCGCCGGGCTGGACCTCGTCGTGCACCCGGCCCACCGGCGGATGGGCACCGGCTCCCGGCTGCTGGCCACCGCCACGGAGGCGGCCGCCGCCGAGGGGTGCGCGGGGGTCACCGCCGAGGTCCCGGCCGGTGCTCCGGGGGAGGACTTCCTGGCCACCCGCGGGTTCGTCCCCGTGCAGCGCCTGACGTGGCAGCGGCTGGCGCTGTGCGAGGTACCCGAACGGGTGGTCAAGCTGCCGGACGTGCCGCACCCGGGCTACCGGCTGTCGGTGTGGGAGGGGCCGCCGCCGCCCGCACTGGCCGCCGGGTTCGCCGCCGCCCGCGGCACGCTGGGCGGCGGCCCGCGCGGCGACGCCGGACGGCACGCCCCGCATCTGGGCGAGCACGACACGGCCGAGGCCGCCGCCCGGCGCGGCGAGCGGCTGCTGACCGTCGCCGCGCTCGCCGACCCGGACGGCGCCGTGGCCGGCTACACGCGGCTGGTGCTGCCCGCGGAGGCTGCCGAGCCGGCCCGGCAGCTCGACACCGCGGTGCTGCCCGGCCACCGGGGCAACGGCCTTGGCCTGTGGCTGAAGGCGGCCATGCTGCGCCGGGTGCGCGGCGACCACCCGGCGGTCGCCGAGATCACCACCGGCACCGCCGACGACAACCGCCACATGCACGCGCTCAACGCGGCGCTCGGCTACCGCCCGCTGCGCCGTACCGTCGCGTACCGGCTCGCCCTGCGCCGCTGA
- a CDS encoding NAD(P)/FAD-dependent oxidoreductase: MLSPACRRTATTADVIVIGAGLAGLSAAHQLTEAGLSVIVLEASERIGGRMATDTLDGFRLDRGPHLLNSCYPELRRQPALRGLELASFAPGVMVRAGGRSYRVGEPRGARTALAPVRTPIGSALDRARYGTALNRLAATPVTRLTARPETTTAVALAGARGFAPRTVDGFLRPLLAALLYDQELNTSSRVADLVLRGFARGRVCLPAGGAARLPERLAAALPPGTVRLGVRAVHVAVNRVRTEDGTELACRAAVVATDARSAGELLPGLRVPDFHQVTVVHHALPATSVRRPALILDADRAGPVAYTYQASAVDPSRAPLGRALVTSVLLGPLPPGTEETRDKAVRAHLAELYDTPTDHWDHLATRTDPTAVPAMPAPHDLRRPVRLLAGLYVCGDHRDTSTVQGALVSGRRAATAALHDLHTPRP; this comes from the coding sequence GTGCTCTCGCCAGCATGCCGGAGAACTGCCACCACCGCGGACGTGATCGTGATCGGCGCGGGACTCGCCGGTCTCTCGGCCGCGCATCAGCTGACCGAGGCGGGCCTGTCCGTCATCGTCCTGGAAGCCTCGGAAAGGATCGGCGGCCGGATGGCCACCGACACCCTGGACGGCTTCCGGCTCGACCGCGGGCCCCACCTCCTCAATTCCTGCTACCCCGAACTGCGCCGGCAACCCGCCCTGCGCGGGCTGGAGCTCGCCTCCTTCGCCCCCGGCGTGATGGTCCGGGCCGGCGGCCGGAGCTACCGCGTGGGCGAGCCGCGCGGCGCCCGTACCGCCCTCGCTCCCGTCCGGACGCCCATCGGTTCGGCGCTCGACCGGGCGCGGTACGGCACCGCCCTCAACCGGCTCGCCGCCACCCCGGTGACCCGGCTGACCGCCCGTCCGGAGACCACCACCGCCGTGGCGCTGGCCGGGGCGCGCGGCTTCGCACCCCGTACGGTGGACGGCTTCCTGCGCCCGCTGCTGGCCGCGCTCCTCTACGACCAGGAGCTCAACACCTCCAGCCGGGTGGCGGACCTGGTGCTGCGCGGCTTCGCCCGGGGCCGGGTCTGCCTGCCGGCCGGCGGCGCCGCGCGGCTGCCCGAACGGCTGGCCGCGGCCCTGCCGCCGGGCACCGTCCGGCTCGGCGTGCGGGCCGTCCACGTAGCGGTGAACCGGGTCCGCACCGAGGACGGCACCGAACTCGCCTGCCGGGCGGCCGTGGTGGCCACCGACGCGCGTTCGGCCGGCGAACTGCTGCCGGGCCTGCGGGTGCCGGACTTCCACCAGGTCACGGTGGTGCACCACGCGCTCCCGGCCACCTCCGTCCGCCGGCCCGCCCTGATCCTCGACGCCGACCGCGCCGGGCCGGTCGCCTACACGTACCAGGCCAGCGCGGTGGACCCGAGCCGCGCCCCGCTCGGCCGCGCCCTCGTCACCTCGGTGCTGCTCGGCCCGCTGCCGCCGGGCACCGAGGAGACCCGCGACAAGGCCGTCCGCGCCCACCTCGCCGAGCTCTACGACACCCCCACCGACCACTGGGACCACCTGGCCACCCGCACCGACCCCACCGCCGTCCCGGCCATGCCCGCCCCCCACGACCTCCGCCGCCCGGTCCGCCTGCTGGCCGGCCTCTACGTCTGCGGCGACCACCGTGACACCTCCACCGTCCAGGGCGCCCTCGTCTCCGGCCGCCGTGCCGCCACCGCGGCCCTCCACGACCTCCACACCCCCCGCCCCTGA
- a CDS encoding TIGR01777 family oxidoreductase, with the protein MRIAVAGASGLIGSALTESLAADGHQVVALVRHDPDGPGQARWDPAAGTVAPQALSGCGAVVNLAGAPIAARRWSDQRKRELRDSRVKGTAALARAVAALDPKPVLVCGSAIGYYGDTGDRFVDEESPAGHGFLADLVRDWEAAADPAREAGVRTVHARTGLVVAHGGGAWGALFPIFQAGLGGRIGGGRQFWSFISLADEVAALRFAIDTPGLSGPVNLTAPEPLTNREITAAMGKVLRRPTALPVPGFALRAVLGEFAGDVLGSQRVRPSRLLDAGFTFTHPGIEEAIRAALPPRNRV; encoded by the coding sequence ATGCGTATCGCTGTCGCCGGCGCCTCCGGCCTGATCGGCTCCGCCCTCACCGAGTCCCTGGCCGCCGACGGCCACCAGGTCGTCGCGCTCGTCCGCCACGATCCCGACGGACCGGGACAGGCCCGCTGGGACCCGGCTGCGGGCACCGTCGCCCCGCAGGCCCTGAGCGGCTGCGGCGCCGTCGTCAACCTGGCCGGCGCGCCGATCGCGGCCCGCCGCTGGAGCGACCAGCGCAAGCGGGAGCTGCGCGACAGCCGGGTGAAGGGGACGGCCGCCCTCGCCCGCGCGGTCGCCGCGCTGGACCCCAAGCCGGTGCTGGTGTGCGGCAGCGCCATCGGCTACTACGGCGACACCGGCGACCGGTTCGTGGACGAGGAGAGCCCGGCCGGGCACGGCTTCCTGGCCGACCTGGTGCGGGACTGGGAGGCGGCGGCCGACCCGGCCCGGGAGGCCGGGGTGCGTACCGTCCACGCCCGCACCGGCCTGGTGGTCGCGCACGGCGGCGGCGCGTGGGGGGCGCTCTTCCCGATCTTCCAGGCCGGTCTCGGCGGCCGGATCGGCGGCGGCCGGCAGTTCTGGAGCTTCATCTCGCTGGCCGACGAGGTCGCCGCGCTGCGCTTCGCCATCGACACCCCGGGGCTGTCCGGACCGGTGAACCTGACCGCGCCCGAACCGCTGACCAACCGCGAGATCACCGCCGCCATGGGCAAGGTGTTGCGCCGCCCCACGGCCCTGCCGGTGCCCGGCTTCGCCCTGCGGGCCGTGCTGGGCGAGTTCGCCGGGGACGTGCTGGGCAGCCAGCGGGTCCGGCCCAGCCGCCTGCTCGACGCCGGCTTCACCTTCACCCACCCGGGAATCGAGGAGGCGATCCGCGCCGCCCTCCCGCCGCGCAACCGCGTCTGA
- the lipB gene encoding lipoyl(octanoyl) transferase LipB, which yields MSELQFVRLGFGADKVDYEEAWQEQRRVHAARFVDEVPDTCLLLEHPPVYTAGRRTADDERPLDGTPVVDVDRGGKITWHGPGQLVGYPILKLPRPVDVVAHVRRLEEALIRTAADFGLETSRVEGRSGVWVLGDPLEERTARGLVLDFDPRIHDEEFDPRLSGPEYAPSNAGLRREDRKLAAIGIRVAKGVTMHGFALNCNPDTTGFDRIVPCGIRDAGVTSLSQELGREVTVEEVAPVVEKHLTEVLTAAVPLPRAV from the coding sequence GTGAGCGAGCTGCAGTTCGTCCGTCTCGGTTTCGGAGCCGACAAGGTCGACTACGAGGAGGCGTGGCAGGAGCAGCGCCGCGTGCACGCCGCCCGCTTCGTCGACGAGGTCCCGGACACCTGCCTGCTCCTGGAGCACCCGCCGGTCTACACCGCCGGCCGCCGCACCGCCGACGACGAGCGGCCCCTGGACGGCACCCCGGTGGTGGACGTGGACCGCGGCGGCAAGATCACCTGGCACGGCCCCGGCCAGCTGGTGGGCTACCCGATCCTGAAGCTGCCCCGCCCGGTCGACGTGGTCGCCCACGTCCGCCGGCTGGAGGAGGCGCTGATCCGCACCGCCGCCGACTTCGGCCTGGAGACCAGCCGCGTCGAGGGCCGCTCGGGCGTCTGGGTGCTCGGCGACCCGCTGGAGGAGCGGACGGCCCGCGGCCTCGTCCTGGACTTCGACCCGCGCATCCACGACGAGGAGTTCGACCCGCGGCTGAGCGGCCCCGAGTACGCGCCCTCCAACGCCGGGCTGCGCCGCGAGGACCGCAAGCTCGCGGCGATCGGGATCCGCGTGGCCAAGGGCGTGACCATGCACGGCTTCGCCCTGAACTGCAACCCCGACACCACCGGCTTCGACCGGATCGTGCCCTGCGGCATCCGCGACGCGGGCGTCACCTCGCTCTCCCAGGAGCTGGGCCGCGAGGTCACCGTCGAGGAGGTGGCGCCGGTGGTCGAGAAGCACCTCACCGAGGTGCTCACCGCGGCCGTGCCCCTCCCCCGCGCGGTCTGA
- a CDS encoding DUF4240 domain-containing protein, translating to MDETEFWQIVDETRAAADGDPEDHADALVDRLAELDDPEAVLDFARHFETRFHRAHRWDVWAAADVMLGGADEEAFDFFRCWLIAQGRDVFEGALASPDDLADLVPAFDPETDGDAEDVGYAADEAYEQLTGLRLPELGLPPQEDAPEGDRPDFDDAEAMAADLPRLWARFG from the coding sequence ATGGACGAGACGGAGTTCTGGCAGATCGTCGACGAGACCCGCGCGGCGGCCGACGGCGACCCGGAGGACCACGCCGACGCGCTGGTGGACCGGCTGGCCGAGCTCGACGACCCCGAGGCCGTCCTGGACTTCGCCCGCCACTTCGAGACCCGCTTCCACCGCGCCCACCGCTGGGACGTGTGGGCCGCCGCCGACGTCATGCTCGGCGGCGCCGACGAGGAGGCGTTCGACTTCTTCCGCTGCTGGCTGATCGCCCAGGGCCGGGACGTCTTCGAGGGCGCCCTGGCCTCCCCCGACGACCTGGCCGACCTCGTCCCCGCCTTCGACCCGGAGACCGACGGCGACGCCGAGGACGTCGGCTACGCGGCCGACGAGGCGTACGAGCAGCTGACCGGGCTGCGCCTGCCCGAGCTGGGCCTGCCACCGCAGGAGGACGCCCCTGAGGGCGACCGGCCGGACTTCGACGACGCGGAGGCGATGGCCGCCGACCTGCCCCGCCTGTGGGCGCGCTTCGGCTGA